In one window of bacterium DNA:
- the aspS gene encoding aspartate--tRNA ligase, whose product YRYLDLRRPEMQEIFMLRHRMAKIVRDHFVEESFLEIETPFLVKSTPEGARDYLVPSRIFPGQFYALPQSPQIYKQILMVAGFDRYFQIVRCFRDEDLRSDRQPEFTQVDVEISFADRDIVFGTAERLFVKILRDGWGIEMPTPFPRLTYQHVMETYGSDKPDLRFGLPFSDLTDILRDTDFRIISSAVESGGVVIGLSVEGQGGVSRKEIGEIESLARQSGLPGILTLKVASEGFSGPLSGKVADPQLRSACEKLEAKAGDLVLMAVGKKSSVLKGLRVLRRALAERFRLFDPDSHTDPSIFWVVDFPLFERDEETGEVAPSHHPFTGFQAEDTHLLESEPWNVRSTAYDLVMNGSELLSGSIRIHDPIQQAKIFKLLNISDEEAELRFGFLLEALRHGAPPMGGMAIGFDRTIMALTGGSIRDVIAFPKTNLAQSLMDGCPSPVDPALLADLHVVVKPQKS is encoded by the coding sequence AATATCGCTACCTCGATCTTCGCCGTCCCGAGATGCAGGAGATTTTCATGCTCCGGCATCGCATGGCCAAGATCGTGCGCGATCACTTCGTGGAAGAGAGTTTCCTCGAAATCGAGACTCCGTTTCTGGTGAAGAGCACTCCCGAAGGCGCGCGCGACTATCTGGTTCCCAGCCGTATTTTCCCCGGCCAGTTCTATGCTCTGCCGCAATCCCCGCAGATCTACAAACAGATTCTGATGGTGGCTGGTTTCGACCGTTACTTCCAGATCGTCCGTTGCTTCCGCGATGAAGACCTCCGCTCCGACCGCCAGCCCGAGTTCACTCAGGTGGACGTGGAAATCAGCTTCGCCGACCGCGACATCGTGTTCGGCACCGCCGAGCGGTTGTTCGTGAAAATTCTGCGCGACGGGTGGGGGATTGAAATGCCCACGCCCTTCCCTCGTTTGACCTATCAGCACGTGATGGAAACCTACGGCAGCGACAAACCCGATCTGCGGTTCGGCTTGCCTTTCTCTGATCTTACCGACATTCTGCGCGATACCGATTTCCGCATTATCTCCTCGGCCGTCGAATCCGGTGGAGTCGTGATTGGTCTCAGTGTGGAAGGGCAGGGGGGAGTGTCCCGCAAGGAAATCGGCGAGATCGAATCGCTGGCTCGTCAGAGCGGCCTGCCCGGCATTCTCACTTTAAAGGTTGCTTCCGAAGGCTTCTCGGGACCTCTTTCGGGAAAGGTTGCCGATCCCCAGCTTCGTTCCGCGTGCGAGAAGCTTGAGGCGAAGGCTGGAGACCTCGTGCTCATGGCGGTCGGCAAGAAGTCCTCCGTCTTGAAAGGACTCAGAGTCCTGCGCCGCGCCCTCGCCGAAAGGTTCCGGCTCTTCGATCCCGACTCCCATACCGATCCCTCGATCTTCTGGGTGGTGGACTTCCCGCTCTTCGAGCGCGACGAGGAAACCGGCGAGGTCGCTCCCTCACACCATCCCTTCACCGGCTTTCAGGCTGAGGATACCCACCTCCTCGAATCCGAACCGTGGAATGTTCGCTCGACTGCCTACGATCTGGTAATGAACGGGAGCGAACTACTGTCCGGCTCGATCCGTATCCACGATCCAATCCAGCAGGCCAAAATATTTAAATTATTGAATATATCCGACGAGGAGGCAGAACTCCGCTTTGGATTCCTACTTGAGGCTCTGCGCCATGGTGCGCCTCCGATGGGCGGCATGGCCATTGGCTTCGACCGCACCATCATGGCCCTCACCGGCGGTTCGATCCGCGACGTGATCGCCTTCCCCAAGACCAATCTGGCCCAATCCTTAATGGATGGCTGCCCGTCTCCGGTGGATCCGGCCCTGCTCGCCGACCTGCATGTTGTTGTCAAGCCGCAGAAATCATGA
- a CDS encoding PhoH family protein encodes MIGRTRRKGSLTTGDVDLIVRLAGTNAPKIEPRPVSGTLSFRAGDRTFGPRTAGQEAYCRAILNHDITFGIGPAGTGKTFLAVLIAVSEFLAGKFDRIVLTRPVVEAGENLGFLPGDINEKVDPYFRPLYDALTKLLPSDRLRKFFDRSVIEIAPLAYMRGRTLEHAFVILDEAQNTTTLQMKMFLTRLGDNAKAVVTGDQTQIDLQPRTNSGILTIPDILRGLEGVDFVYFTEADVVRHPLVARIIGAYEEFHARQQEEEVTEETKEEENPTDRNE; translated from the coding sequence ATGATCGGCCGCACCCGCCGCAAGGGATCGCTCACCACCGGGGACGTGGACCTCATCGTCCGCCTGGCCGGAACCAATGCTCCCAAGATCGAACCGAGACCGGTTTCCGGCACTCTGTCTTTTCGTGCGGGCGACCGGACGTTCGGGCCGCGTACGGCCGGGCAGGAGGCCTACTGCCGGGCGATCCTCAATCATGACATCACCTTCGGTATCGGCCCGGCGGGGACCGGCAAGACCTTTCTGGCGGTTCTGATCGCGGTTTCGGAGTTTCTGGCGGGGAAATTCGACCGGATCGTATTAACCCGGCCCGTCGTCGAAGCCGGAGAGAATCTCGGTTTCCTGCCGGGGGACATTAATGAGAAGGTAGATCCCTATTTCCGCCCGCTCTACGATGCCCTTACGAAACTCTTGCCTTCCGACCGGCTGCGGAAATTCTTCGATCGCTCGGTTATCGAGATTGCCCCGCTTGCCTACATGCGCGGTCGCACGCTTGAACATGCATTCGTGATTCTGGATGAAGCCCAAAACACCACCACTCTCCAGATGAAGATGTTCCTCACCAGGCTGGGCGACAACGCCAAGGCCGTGGTGACGGGAGATCAGACTCAGATTGACCTGCAGCCGCGTACCAATAGTGGAATTCTCACGATTCCCGATATCCTGCGGGGTTTGGAGGGGGTGGATTTCGTGTATTTCACCGAGGCCGACGTAGTGCGTCACCCGTTGGTCGCGCGAATCATCGGAGCTTACGAGGAATTTCACGCGCGGCAACAGGAAGAAGAAGTGACGGAAGAAACGAAAGAGGAGGAGAATCCGACCGATCGCAATGAATGA
- the ybeY gene encoding rRNA maturation RNase YbeY: protein MELFSQIPGARVRRDYLLACVRHGTRHIESGIRHVNIVLVDDDEMARLHRRYTGVGGTTDVLTFDLTDGRKSPVEGDIFICLDQARRQARELRLPIYQEVARLAVHGVLHLAGYRDRTETERQRMRRLEERSLAAGRHA, encoded by the coding sequence GTGGAACTTTTTTCACAGATTCCCGGTGCGCGCGTCAGACGAGACTATCTGCTTGCTTGTGTCCGCCACGGAACTCGCCACATTGAATCCGGTATCCGTCACGTGAATATCGTTCTGGTGGATGACGACGAAATGGCCCGGCTCCATCGTCGCTATACCGGAGTCGGCGGCACCACCGACGTTCTCACCTTTGATCTTACCGATGGCCGGAAGTCGCCGGTGGAAGGCGATATTTTCATTTGCCTCGATCAGGCTCGCCGGCAGGCCCGCGAACTCCGCTTGCCTATCTATCAGGAAGTGGCTCGTCTGGCCGTGCACGGCGTTCTGCATTTGGCGGGTTATCGCGACCGTACCGAAACCGAACGGCAGCGAATGCGCCGGCTCGAAGAGCGCTCGCTGGCGGCGGGGAGGCACGCATGA